The Nitrososphaerales archaeon DNA window GAAGGTCCTCGAGAGGAAGCTCGGCGAGGGCGAACCCAAGGACATGACAGTGATGAGGGTGGAGGCGAAGTCGCGGCGAAGCGAGGTCATTTACGACCTGGTTGACAGGTACGACGCGACCAACGGCATCACCTCGATGGGCAGGACGACAGGTTTCACATGCTCCATCGTGACCCAGATGGTCGGTTCGGGGAGGATACGCGGGGCGGGCGTCTTGCCTCCAGAGAGCGCTGTCACTGGCGACGGAGTTGACGCCCTCGTCTCAGAGCTGAGGCGACGCGGCGTCAGGATTTCAAAGAAGCAAAGACAGAAGAAATACTAGCTACGGACCCCCGAAGAACCAGGACAGGCCCGACTACCTTCTGAGCGCTCACTGAAGAGCTACCAAGCCACGTCGGACGGAGGACCGGCACGTTCCGGGTGTTCAGTCGTGGTGTACTGCTGGGTGTAGTACACCAACGGAGCCTTGTTGTTCAGCTTCTCGGCGCGCACCACCTCGCCTACCAGAATCGAATGGTCTCCACCGTCGTAAACGCGCCATGTGACACACTCAATCACTGCGCGGACTCCTTGGATGATGGGGCTACCTGTGGTGCCTAGGTGGAACCCGATGCCGTCGAACCTGTCCTTCACATCAACTCTCCCGGCAAACCTGTCGGAGACGGGTTTCTGGTCCTCTGCGAGGAAGTTGATTGCGAACTCCTTGGTATGCGCGAATACGTCGTGGATTGCAGAACTCTTGGCTAGCGAAATCAACACCAGTGGCGGATCAAGGGAGACGCTTGTGAAGGCGCTCACCGTGAGACCCTTGGGGCCGTCGACCCCTCCAGACGTGACCACTGTAACGCCCTGGGGGAATACCCTCATCACCTCCTTGAGCGAGGTCTGCAAATCGCTATTCGCCAGCCTTCAATCACCTTCGGCCCGTAACAAGCGTTTACGCCGAGCCTCGAACTTGTTAAAAGAGTTGTTGAGAGACAGCAATGCGAGCAAGCCCAGATGTTCGAAACGAGGCTGCGAGCCAGGCTCTCAGAGACAGACGCACTCGGCGTTGTCTACTACGGGCACTACTACACTTTGACATCTCAAGGCTCGAGATGCTCCGGACCATGGGAATCACTCCCGCGCTCCTTCGGAAGAGAGGGATGGGTTTCGTCGCTGGCGAATCGACGTGCAGGAATCATGCCTCTGCCAAGTTCGATGACGTCCTGACTGTGGCCATCCAAGTAGCGCGGGTCGGGAACAGCAGCGTCACCTACTTGCACACAATCTCGAAGGGAAAGACCAGAATCGCAGAGGGCAGGGTAACTGACGTGCTCGTAGACGAGGGCGGAAAGCCACTGAAGATACCTCCGGACATGAAGAAGAAGCTACTGCGACACCAAGACAGAACTGCCGCTCGGTGAGGGTATGGGCCGACGTACTCTTAAATCAAGAGAGGTGCAGTGCAACACTGTCGGCCATGCAAGGGGAGGAGAGACATAGAGGCAGAGTCTTCGTCTACATCGGCCTTGCGATAATGTTCGTTCTGATAGGCGTGGCAGTGCTCCTGGGTGCGCTCTACGGGAACCCGAGTGCCATCTACTACCCGTATCGTTTCGGCTTCTCCTTCTACTGGTTCCGGCCGATGTTTGGTATCTTCTTCGCGGTATGGGCGCTTGACTCGGTCATTTTCTGGCCGAGGAGAGGCAGGTACATGTCCCGTGAGAGGTGGGGCGACCCATCATACGAAATCCTCAGGGAAAGGTATGCTAGGGGAGAGATCACGAGGGAGCAGTTCGACCGCATGATGAGCGACCTGGAGAGCCGCTAGGCCGGGAGTCCGTCAGAAGGCGAATAGCTTGGCAGGAAAGCGGCAGAGAAGGATACCTCGTTCGTTCACAAGAAGGGCGGTCTATTCCTTCCTTCTCATTGCAATCGTGGTGTTGGTCGGGACGGTCGGGATGCATGCCATCGAGGGTTTTTCTTACCTCGACTCTTTCTACTTCACTGCCATGATAGCGACAGGACAGGGGCCCAACTACACCCCGGCTACAGATGGCGGCAAGATATTCGCTGCACTCCTAGCCTTTGTTTCGGTCGGCACAGTGATCACAGCACTTGTCTTCCTGTTTGGGCCATTCTTTGGGGCTGTACTTCGAACCGGAATGGAGAAGGTAGAGGAAGAAGCCGAGAGGGAACTGCGGAAGGTCTAGGTGGGCGCGGCCGCGGGCTGCCTGTTGAGGAGGTAGGCAGCCACGATGAGGACGATGCCGATGACGCATGTGAGCGAGCCCTGGGTAACCCACGTGGAGTTGTTGTACATTAGCCCTCCGACCGGCCCGACCATGCTGAGTCCCTGTAAAGCGAAGGTCAGACCCACCAAGGCGACGATAACCCCGAGCACGAGCAGAGCCGTAGCTGAGGATTTCACGTATTCCCCCAATTGTGTCCCCTAGTTTAGTCCTTCGGCGAAGAGGCCAGCCCTTGGCTCATCCTGACGTTCTAGGTTGGAACAATGACGACGGGCACAGGAGAGTTCTCCATGACGCGCCGCGCCGTGCTCCCGAGAGCCCTCACTCGACCCAGCCCGTGCAGGCCCCTCAGTCCCAAGACGACAAGGCCCGCCTTGGACTCCTCGATTCTGGCGAGAATCTTCTGGAACGCAGGACCAATCTCGTACGTAGCTTCGCAGTCGACGCCGCTGGCCAGGACGGTCTTCTCAAAGTCCTCGACGATTCTCCTGCCGACTTCATCGTAATACCCGGCCGTGTCGACCTTTTCTTCCTTCGCGTACTGGAGGTAATCGCGGGGGACTCCGAGCTCGGGGACGACGTAGAGGAGAGTGATACCCGCAGACATCGACTTGGCGAGGGTCACGGCGTAGTCGACCACTTTCTTGGATGCCTTCGACCCGTCAATCGCCACCAAGATTCTTTTCATGAATGGGTCGACCACCGCTCTGGCATTTAAGCGAGGGGGCGTTTCTCAGACTCGGCAACGATGGCTTGCTTGTATTGCAACGACTTCAGAGCCAGCAGAGGGTCCATCTTGAGCCAATCCGACCGATAAATAGAGAAAACCAGACGCTTCCGCTGTGCACGAACTCATCTACGCCGACTAGGGGTTCTCGGCGTCTACTGCAAGACGTGGATGTTCTTCTTCTCGCCGATGTCCTTCAGTATCTTGGGCCAGACTGAGACGCTCACCTCGCCCAGGTGAGCTTTCTTCAAGAGGAGCATGAACGTCCGCGACTGGCCTATCCCTCCCCCTATGCTGAGAGGTATACTGTCGTTCATTATTTCCTGGTGGTACGGATACTTCAGGAAGTCCAGCTGTCCGCTGAGCTCGAGTTGCTTCCTCAGGGTCCTCGCGTTCACCCGGATCCCCATTGAGGACAGTTCGTGCCTCCTTCTTGTCACTGGGTTCCAAACAAGTATGTCGCCGTTCAGCCCGTGCATGGGCCTGCCGTCCTCTGACGTAGTCTCTGTGACCCAGTCGTCATAGTCTGCAGCCCTCATCTCGTGCGGGTATCCGTCCTTGAGAACCCAGCCTATGCCGATGATGAACACGGCTTGATGCTCCTGAAGGATTGCTGTCTCGCGCGCTTTGCGTGGCATGGTTGGAAACCTGTCCAAGAGGTCCTCTGCGTGGATGAATGTCAGGCGGTCCGGGAGGTTCGGGTAGAGATCGGACATCAGTCTGGGGTGCAGCTCCTGCACGTACTTCTCAGCGCCCTTGAGCACCTTCCAGATCCTGTTCACTGTGTCCTTCAGGTAGTCCAGATTCCGCTGCTCTGCAGTGATCACCTTCTCCCAATCCCACTGGTCGACGTAGGCGCTGTGGTCGTGGTCGAGGAAGTAGTCCTTGCGGACGGCCCGCATATCAGTGCAGATGCCCTCTCCGACGCCCATGCCGAACTGCTTGAGGGCCATCCTCTTCCACTTGGTCGCCGCCTGGACAACCTGGGCGTCGAGTGGGTGCTTGTCATGGTCGTTCGATATGTGGAACTGGATGGGCGTGCGGGACCCGTCCCTGTCGAGGAGGTCGTTGACCCCGCTCTCGGCGTCGACGATTAGCGGCACCTGGACCATCATGAGGTTGAGCTCCTTGCCGAGATGGTGCTCGATGTAGTTCTTCACGGCGAAGACTGCCTGCTGGGTCTCCCTCGGGTTCAGAAGAGAGGAGTACGACTCGGGGAGGGCTTTCTCAACTTCTTCGTATGTTCCTATTCCAGGGCCTTTTAAGTCGGCTTTCTTGGACAACAATCGCGTTCGAACTGAACCGGCTCGTGAGTCGCTTTAATACCCAACTACGATTATCATGTTTGAAAACGAACAGTTCCGCCGAGCCCGCGCCTTCGATTATCAGATATGAAAATCGGCGTTCCCCATTAAATACGACGTGGGGCGCGAAAGTATTCATGAGCGCGCAGGCGGCCAAGGACATACAGCGGGCGGTAGTTGTTGTGGACGCAGAGAGGTGCAAGGGCTGTGAACTCTGCGTGGTCGCGTGCCCGCACAGGAACCTTAAGATGTCGACTGTCCTCAACCACAACGGGTACCACCCCGTCGAGTTCAGCTACGAGGGCGCGAAGGGGGAGTGCACTGCGTGCGCAATCTGCTACTGGGTCTGCCCTGACTTCGCAATCGCGGAGATTAGGAGCCTGAAGAAGTAATGACCAAGGAGTTCACGAAGGGGAACGAGGCGCTGGCCTACGGGGCGCTGAAGGCCGGTTTGAACGCCTACTTCGCCTACCCCATCACTCCCTCCAGCGAGATCCCAGAGACACTGGCCAAGGAGTTCGGCAGCCACAGGTACCCCGACTTCAAGGTCTTCCTTCAAGCCGCAAGCGAGCTGGAAGCAATCAGCATGGTGATCGGGGCCGCGTCGACTGGAGCGAAGGTCATGACAGCCACCTCGGGGCCTGGCTTCAGCCTGAAGCAGGAGGGAATGTCGTACGCCGCTGCGATGGAAGTGCCTATCCTGGTTGTGAATGTAAACAGGGCAGGACCAGGACTCGGAAACCTAGGTCCCGAGCAGAGCGACTACTTCCAGGCCACGAAGGGAGGCGGACACGGAGGGTACAGGAACATCGTCCTTGCCCCCAACTCCGTCCAGGAGATGGCAACGTTCCCCCGCCTTGCGTTCTCCCTCGCCTTCAAGTACAGGAACCCGGCAGTGATACTTGCTGACGCATTCATCGGCCAGCTGAAGGAGGACATCACTTTCCCTGACATTGAGCCGGAGAAGTTCGAGACTCCGTGGGCAACGACCGGGGCGAGGGGGAAGGAAAGGCATCTGATACTTTCGCTGCACTTGGATTTCGAGGAACAGAACAAGCAATCGGAGGACTTGAGGAGGAAATACGAGAAGATCGACGCAGCGGAGCAGAGGGCGGAGTCGTACCTGACAGACGACGCGGATGTGGTCTTCGTTGCCTACGGCGTGGTCTCAAGGCTCTGCAAGGGCGTGGTGAACAGGCTTCGGGACACGGGTGTCAGAGCTGGCCTCTTCAGGCCTATCACGCTCTCTCCTTTCCCGTACAAACAGCTCTCCAAGTTGGCGGAGGCCAAAAGGAGGTTCGAGGTGGTCGAGTTGAACATGGGCCAGATGGTCTACGACGTGAAGCTCGCCGTCGGAGACGCCAGCAGGGTGGGCACAATCCAGAAGCTGGGTGGTCTTCTGCCGACAACGGGCGAGATCATCAGAAGGACGCAGGAGATGGTGGCAAATGCCTAGACTGGTTAACGCGAGGGTCGAATACGAGGTCAAGCTGGGTAGGCTTCCGACCCTCACAGAGAAGGAGACGCACTACTGTCCAGGATGCGAGCATGGGACGCTGACCAGGCTGATCGCTAGTACGCTCGACAAGTTGAACTTGAGGGAGAAGACTGTCCTCGTTGACTCGGTCGGCTGCAGCGTTTTCGCGCACGACTACATCAACACGGACGCTGTCCAAGCTCCCCATGGAAGGGCACCCGCAGTGATGGCTGGGATCAAGAGGGTGAGACCCGACCTGGTCGTCTTCGCAGTGCAGGGCGACGGAGACGCAGTTTCAATCGGGTTGCTGGAGCTGGTGAACGCGGCAAACAGAGGTGAACCGGTCACAATCTTCCTAGTCAATAACGCGATATACGGCATGACTGGCGGTCAGATGGCCCCGACTACGCCTGCCGGGATGGTCACGACCACGTCGCCGTATGGGAGGGACGTGAGCTACACTGGCCAGCCACTCGACGCTTCGAGGCTTCTTGCATCTCTCGACGCCCCGTCATACGTCAGGAGGGTCGTGCTCCCGCTGGAGCCAATCAGGGATACGGGTCTGTACAGCGCGCGCGGTTCTCTTGAGTGCCTGAAGGTGGTTGAGAACGCCTTCAGGGTGCAGCTGATGGGAGGATTCTCATTCGTCGAGGTGGTCAGCACCTGCAACATCAACTGGAAGATGTCTGTCCTCGAATCCAAGAAGTACGCGTGGGAGGTGCTGGCGAAGACGTTCCCTCCTGGAGTCTACAAGGACAAGTTCGGGGTCGAGAAGGTATGAAAAACCAGCTGATTGTCGCGGGGCACGGCGGGCAGGGAGTGCTGGAACTGGGAAACTACGTGGCCTACCTGAATCTGCTCAGGGGGAAGCACGTTGCGTACACCCCCTCCTACGGACCGGAGACCAGAGGAGGGAAGGTGAAGTGCTATGTCGTCACGTCCGACGAGGAGATTGATTCGCCAATCGCGGAGGAGCCTGACTACCTCATTGTGATGAACATACCATCCATGGACTACGTTGCGCTTCTGAAGAGTGGAGGGACTTTGCTGATGAACAGTTCACTGATACCGATGGAGACTTCCAGGACTGACATCGATGCGATGAAGGTCCCTGCGACGGAGATAGCGGTGGAGCTGGGGAACGAGCCTGGAAGGACGCAGGACACTAGAATCCTGGCAAACTCCGTGATGTTCGGGGTGTACTTGGCGGCTACACTTCAGGAGTTCGACCTGAACGTGATAAAGTCTGTCTTCGTGCACTTCCTGACGGACAGGAAGGCAGCGCTGATCGACATGAACGTCAGAGCAGTCAAGCGCGGCTACGACTTCGCCAGGG harbors:
- a CDS encoding thiamine pyrophosphate-dependent enzyme, whose amino-acid sequence is MPRLVNARVEYEVKLGRLPTLTEKETHYCPGCEHGTLTRLIASTLDKLNLREKTVLVDSVGCSVFAHDYINTDAVQAPHGRAPAVMAGIKRVRPDLVVFAVQGDGDAVSIGLLELVNAANRGEPVTIFLVNNAIYGMTGGQMAPTTPAGMVTTTSPYGRDVSYTGQPLDASRLLASLDAPSYVRRVVLPLEPIRDTGLYSARGSLECLKVVENAFRVQLMGGFSFVEVVSTCNINWKMSVLESKKYAWEVLAKTFPPGVYKDKFGVEKV
- a CDS encoding acyl-CoA thioesterase, encoding MLRTMGITPALLRKRGMGFVAGESTCRNHASAKFDDVLTVAIQVARVGNSSVTYLHTISKGKTRIAEGRVTDVLVDEGGKPLKIPPDMKKKLLRHQDRTAAR
- a CDS encoding universal stress protein; the encoded protein is MKRILVAIDGSKASKKVVDYAVTLAKSMSAGITLLYVVPELGVPRDYLQYAKEEKVDTAGYYDEVGRRIVEDFEKTVLASGVDCEATYEIGPAFQKILARIEESKAGLVVLGLRGLHGLGRVRALGSTARRVMENSPVPVVIVPT
- the asnA gene encoding aspartate--ammonia ligase, with the translated sequence MSKKADLKGPGIGTYEEVEKALPESYSSLLNPRETQQAVFAVKNYIEHHLGKELNLMMVQVPLIVDAESGVNDLLDRDGSRTPIQFHISNDHDKHPLDAQVVQAATKWKRMALKQFGMGVGEGICTDMRAVRKDYFLDHDHSAYVDQWDWEKVITAEQRNLDYLKDTVNRIWKVLKGAEKYVQELHPRLMSDLYPNLPDRLTFIHAEDLLDRFPTMPRKARETAILQEHQAVFIIGIGWVLKDGYPHEMRAADYDDWVTETTSEDGRPMHGLNGDILVWNPVTRRRHELSSMGIRVNARTLRKQLELSGQLDFLKYPYHQEIMNDSIPLSIGGGIGQSRTFMLLLKKAHLGEVSVSVWPKILKDIGEKKNIHVLQ
- a CDS encoding ion channel; this encodes MAGKRQRRIPRSFTRRAVYSFLLIAIVVLVGTVGMHAIEGFSYLDSFYFTAMIATGQGPNYTPATDGGKIFAALLAFVSVGTVITALVFLFGPFFGAVLRTGMEKVEEEAERELRKV
- a CDS encoding flavin reductase family protein, encoding MQTSLKEVMRVFPQGVTVVTSGGVDGPKGLTVSAFTSVSLDPPLVLISLAKSSAIHDVFAHTKEFAINFLAEDQKPVSDRFAGRVDVKDRFDGIGFHLGTTGSPIIQGVRAVIECVTWRVYDGGDHSILVGEVVRAEKLNNKAPLVYYTQQYTTTEHPERAGPPSDVAW
- the vorB gene encoding 3-methyl-2-oxobutanoate dehydrogenase subunit VorB; its protein translation is MTKEFTKGNEALAYGALKAGLNAYFAYPITPSSEIPETLAKEFGSHRYPDFKVFLQAASELEAISMVIGAASTGAKVMTATSGPGFSLKQEGMSYAAAMEVPILVVNVNRAGPGLGNLGPEQSDYFQATKGGGHGGYRNIVLAPNSVQEMATFPRLAFSLAFKYRNPAVILADAFIGQLKEDITFPDIEPEKFETPWATTGARGKERHLILSLHLDFEEQNKQSEDLRRKYEKIDAAEQRAESYLTDDADVVFVAYGVVSRLCKGVVNRLRDTGVRAGLFRPITLSPFPYKQLSKLAEAKRRFEVVELNMGQMVYDVKLAVGDASRVGTIQKLGGLLPTTGEIIRRTQEMVANA
- a CDS encoding 2-oxoacid:acceptor oxidoreductase family protein codes for the protein MKNQLIVAGHGGQGVLELGNYVAYLNLLRGKHVAYTPSYGPETRGGKVKCYVVTSDEEIDSPIAEEPDYLIVMNIPSMDYVALLKSGGTLLMNSSLIPMETSRTDIDAMKVPATEIAVELGNEPGRTQDTRILANSVMFGVYLAATLQEFDLNVIKSVFVHFLTDRKAALIDMNVRAVKRGYDFARATENPLVEYEG
- a CDS encoding SHOCT domain-containing protein, whose translation is MQGEERHRGRVFVYIGLAIMFVLIGVAVLLGALYGNPSAIYYPYRFGFSFYWFRPMFGIFFAVWALDSVIFWPRRGRYMSRERWGDPSYEILRERYARGEITREQFDRMMSDLESR
- a CDS encoding ferredoxin family protein encodes the protein MSAQAAKDIQRAVVVVDAERCKGCELCVVACPHRNLKMSTVLNHNGYHPVEFSYEGAKGECTACAICYWVCPDFAIAEIRSLKK